From Triticum aestivum cultivar Chinese Spring chromosome 7B, IWGSC CS RefSeq v2.1, whole genome shotgun sequence:
ggaAATCCTGCTTCCCTGATATGGTGGCGAGCGCCGGAGACGGTGAGGAAGTGGTGGAGCTCCCCATTTCGATTTGGCCGTCGGCGTCTCGGCAAGGAAGCTGAAAGAAGAGTTGGTGAGTCTGGGGTGCAGCTTTTTTGTTTTTCAAGACAAGAATCTAATGCGCGGCTATGTGCCGCCTGCGGCGAGTCCACGGCCGGCCCAGTAACAGCATCATCATCATACTGACGTCATATTAATTTTTTCTTCTTCCGCTTTTTATTTCACATATttgtttcttatttttatttttatattacaaaaacTCTTTACATAAAAATTAAAAAAcgttaatcatgcatttgaaaagtCTTAAACATGTATATATAATGTTTTTGATGTATGCAAAAAATGTACAATGCGAATTGAAAAATGTACTGTATGTGATATTTAAATAAATTTTATACATTCTATTTTTTTATAACTCAAAAAAATATTTTACTTTAAAGAAATACATAATATTTTAAAAATTGTTTAAAAGTTTCAAAAAGGTGTTCGTGTCAATTTCAAAAACAATGTTTGTACAATGTAAAAAAGTTTGCATAGTACATAAAAATTATTTTTACCATTATAAAATATAAAACTTGTATTTAAAAAAttaacatgtattaaaaaaattaaagacatgattttacaaaaatgtttaaaatatatttgaaaaatgtgaaaCATTTGTATAAAAATATTAGGTGCATACCaaaaatgtacaatgtatattaaaacgTAGACATGAAAACATATActagaaaaatgttaatcatgtatttggaaaTTGTTAAACGTGTGTAAAAATGTTCCTATTGTATACATAAAATGTACAATGCGTGTGAAAAATGCAGACATGTGTTGAAAAAAAGACAAAGAAAtaggaaagaaaacaaagaaaatcaAAGAAAACGGTGAAAACCgaagagagaaacaaaaaaaatgagaaatTAACAAAGAAAAGCGAGGGAAAAGaaacacaaaagaaaaaggaaaaggaaagaaatttgaagaaaaacaaaaaggggaaaggaaaagaaaaaacagagaaaacaCATCGGAAACCTGAGGAAAATTTGGGCaacaaaaagaggaaaaaaccAAAGGAAAAAACAATAGAAAAGCAAACTCATGTCGTGCTACAGTGTTTGGGTTGGCCCGCTTGTGTCTACGCTTTGTTTTTAACTGCCCATAGCCCATAAGCCAATTTGTCTACAAAGAAACTGAGTTTTATTCTTGGAATTTCCTAAACGGCGCCCGTAGCGCCCGTTACAGGCTTAACTGTACGGGGCGCACACCCCCTTTCTCCTCGCTGGGCCGGGCCATGTTACTTTCTTTTTCCTGTTTAAAGACGCAAAAACACAGCGAGTACGGTGCATCGAACACGCGATCTCTTGGCTCAACGTTCGTTGACACAACCAACCAGCCAACCGACTAAACATGTGTACTTTTAGCGTTTCAGTTTTTTGTTAACCAtattgaagaaaaatgttcacaatacattcaaaaaatgttcagtgtgtataaaaaaatgttcatcatgtatagaAATTTTGTTCAGCATGCATTCGAAAGGAGTTCATCGTATTTAAAAAAACGTTATACATGTATTTGAATATTGTTCACCAAGCATTGAAAAAATGTCCAgtgtgtatataaaaatgttcatcgtgtagagaaattttgttcagcatgtattcaaaaaaagttcagcGTATTTTTAGAGAAATGTTCTGTGTTTCTTTGAATAATGTTCACCCTAtactaagaaaatgttcaatgtgtattcagAACTATTTTTGAATACGCGGACTTTTTTTGCATGCTCAAGAACTCCATCCGTAATATTTGAACATATTTTCAATAATTGAAATGTATAAATGCCACAGTGTATTTGTGCAATAAATAGCGCGTCTATTTGCTATTTATTTAAAATTTCGCGGTGTGAATATTCGCTAGCAGTTAGTTAGTGCAGTGGCTAGCCTCGGCGCCTGGAAGCAGGAGGTCGCGAGGTCGCGAGGTCGAATCCTGGTCGGGACGGTATTTTCGGCTGTCATTTTTCGCGTTGCTTTTGTTGCGTGATCGTGGGCCGGCCCATCCAACCGCTGCTGCGGGTGCCAGATCCCTTGCGCCGCGCTGAAGGCGCCCTATAGGAGGTCCCTTTATTCTTGGGCTGAAAAAAAAAACAATCAGAGCAGAGCAAAGTGTCATTTCAACTTGGACAACTTTCATTTTCTATATTCGATCAGCTAACTGGTTCAACATATATCCATCTGAATTACTAGGTATATTCAACTTAGAAAGTCATGCAGTTCATCTTTATACCCACTTCACCATCAGCATGCACGTCACCTATAGAGGAGGAATGTCATCACAACCTTAAGACATTTAATGAAGGGATATACACGGGGCAATACCACATTGCTACCGTGGTAGATGAGTACTACACAACATCTTCGGATCAATGCTAGGTCATGAGCACTCTTTGGACCTGGAGGTGCTAAACCTGCCATCGCTTGATCCGACGCACTTGGAGCATCCATTCGCTAGGGAAAGAGGTGGAGAAAATCGTTAAATCCATGCCGCCGAATAAAGCCCCGGGCCGGATGGATTTACTGGCCGCCTCTCTGCATCTTGTTGTACCATCATTAAAGGTGATTTCTTTTATGTCTTGAATCTTTCTGCAATGGGGATATGTGTGGAGTGCCTTCCATCAATAAGGCATTGGTTTCATTACTTCCAAAGAGGGAAGGTTCTGTGGACCCGCTAGATTATATGCTGGTCAATCATGTTCATGGAGCGATCAATTTTCTTGATAAAATTCTCTCTTATTCGCTCGCAAACAATCTGCCAAAGTTTGTGACGAATCACCAAAGTGTTTTTCGAGTGAGTTCATTCTCTTTATGACAGTTTTATGGTCGTTCAATGCATGGTGCACCGATTGCATGTGCTCAAGGATCCCGCGGTTATGCTCAAGTTGGACATCTCAAAAGCATTCAATTCGGTTAAGTGTCCGTTCTTAATTGAAGTGATGAGGAGATTGGGATTTGGCCTAAGGCGGGTCTAATGGATATGTAGATCACCGGCAAGTTCTTCCACAAGGATTATGATCAATGGTGTGCTCGGAGCACTAATCTATAATTGTTGGGGCCTCCACCAAGGAGACCCTCTGTCACCCATGTTGTTCATATTTATCATGGAACATCTCCAGTGCATGCTTCAGCTACCATCATCATGTGGAATTCTCTCTTCTCTGGTGCGAACGAGTGTGAGCCAAAGACCCTCTATGTTTGCGATGACGTGATGATATTCCTGAAGTCAAAGGAGATGGAGCTAAGAGCCTGTTCCTCTATGCTAGAGGTGTTTGGAGTGGCTTTTGGCCTACGGGTGAACTTGACTAAGAGCACAACTATGCCTATTAGATGCTCTTATGGCCAATTCTAGGGGCTTGTGGATCAGCTGACAAGTTGTTTTGCCAAACTAGAGGGCAGCAACGCTGGCAAAAGTAGGAGACTTATTCTCATTCAGGCCGTGCTATGTGCCATCCAAATGTATTGATATGAAAATTCTAAACGGATGCTAGTAATGAAAATAAAGTATTGTGAGTAAATTCACATTCCTATGATGTTTGATATGTAGGAGAATGCTTCCTTGTTAATTTTATTAGACGAGAGTTGCTTGTCGTCAGATGTGCTTGATCCAAGCATGAATCAGAGGAAAAGAGAAATACAATGAAGATTAAGAATGGGGGAGGAAGAAAGGAAAGGAAGGCAGAATGAATAACAAACATCTTAACTTGCATAGAATTGATAACAAACAATTAAGAAGGAAGAAGGATCCCGCGGTTATGCTCAAGTTGGACATCTCAAAAGCATTCAATTCGGTTAAGTGTTCGTTCTTAATTGAAGTGATGAGGAGATTGGGATTTGGCCTAAGGCGGGTCTAATGGATATGTAGATCACCGGCAAGTTCTTCCACAAGGATTATGATCAATGGTGTGCTCGGAGCACTAATCTATAATTGTTGGGGCCTCCACCAAGGAGACCCTCTGTCACCCATGTTGTTCATATTTATCATGGAACATCTCCAGTGCATGCTTCAGCTACCATCATCATGTGGAATTCTCTCTTCTCTGGTGCGAACGAGTGTGAGCCAAAGACCCTCTATGTTTGCGATGACGTGATGATATTCCTGAAGTCAAAGGAGATGGAGCTAAGAGCCTGTTCCTCTATGCTAGAGGTGTTTGGAGTGGCTTTTGGCCTACGGGTGAACTTGACTAAGAGCACAACTATGCCTATTAGATGCTCTTATGGCCAATTCTAGGGGCTTGTGGATCAGCTGACAAGTTGTTTTGCCAAACTAGAGGGCAGCAACGCTGGCCAAAGTAGGAGACTTATTCTCATTCAGGCCGTGCTATGTGCCATCCAAATGTATTGATATGAAAATTCTAAACGGATGCTAGTAATGAAAATAAAGTATTGTGAGTAAATTCACATTGCTATGATGTTTGATATGTAGGAGAATGCTTCCTTGTTAATTTTATTAGACGAGAGTTACTTGTCGTCAGATGTGCTTGATCCAAGCATGAATCAGAGGAAAAGAGAAATACAATGAAGATTAAGAATGGGGGAGGAAGAAAGGAAAGGAAGGCAGAATGAATAACAAACATCTTAACTTGCATAGAATTGATAACAAACAAttaagaaggaagaaggatcacGCTGGCGAAGACTTACTAACtgcctactacaacaaggtttgacCACTCCGGTGAGGGAGGGGCAATGACGCGCCTTCAGCTCGTTCGAGTACTTGTAGTTGTCACTAGATGGTCTACAGATCTAGATGTAATTTCTATACTTATGGTGTTCTTTAAATTGTCATGACAGTTGATGAATAGGTTGGAAGTTTCCCCACAAAACAAAAAAGGATAGCAATGTCGATCTTGTCGTAGAAATACACATGATGATCGTTTATATTGAATAGAAATATGAAAAGGTTTATTGAATAAAATTTAAAAGCTCACGTGATGGATGGCAAGGTAAACCATCAGGCCATGGGCCAAAAGCCTGACTGGGCCGCCTTTGAAGTTATCAGGCAGCTTTAGTCTGTTTGATTAGGATCGGGTTTTTTgtttaaaataaatccaggaattgATTGATGTCACTTAAAACTAGTCCAAATCAATTTCAAAGTTCCAACAAAAATACAATAAATATATATATTTAAATCCTAGGGAAATTATTTCCAACCAAACCAAAATTTGTAAAATCATTATATTTTAGAAAATCTATTATGGGCTGTAAATTAATAATTTCCTTAAAATAATTCTTTTGGGTTGAAATAATTACCATAATGATTTCGAAGACCCAAATAATAATTATTTCTAAGGAAAACTGATGTTATTTCCTCTATTGGAAAATCCAAACAGGCTCTCAAGAGGAACAAGGTCAAAGCAAATCAATCAATTCTATTTAATTGGTTAACATTTCAAAAAAATGATTTTGTTGGGGGGATGTTGCAGCTACTGTTTTCCTACTTGGAATACATGTGTGTTCATCGGCGTTGGAAGTTGAGCTTTGAGATGCTGTAACCGAAGAGGACAGCAAAAACTACGGGGAATGCCGCCAGAACCATGGCTGCCAGCTGCAACAGGTCGCGTCGAAAACCATAGTAGTCCTTCATGAACGTTGCGACGGATTTGGTCTCTCCAAACACGACTATCATCCTGTCGTTGTAATCCCCGAACTGTGTGGTGAAGAAGACATTGAGCGACCACGACATTGGGGAGATGTAGTAGAGCCATATCCACCATTTCGGTATTTGCTGCCATATGTCCATGAATCCTTTGTGAGCACCATCTTTTTTTTTATCTCTAATGGTAATCATATATGTATAAATGTGTATATATATTGAGATGGCTTCACTTACCGGCGCAGGCACGAGGAAGCCGGAGATGAGGTTTTGTAGGCCGTGGCACACAGATGTAAGTATGAATGCAAGTTGAATGTTAGGGGTGAGCGACACAATCATCATTCCCAGGTAGACGAAGTAGAGCAGCGTGCACGACATGGTGTACATGAACCAGAAGAATTTCGCTGGTGTCCACGCATACCCTATCATCGGATATGCTATCAACATGAACATCACTACTTGCATCAGCACATAAGGTATCTCCATCGCAACCTAAACCCAAAGAGGATAGTAACTCAATGTCTGCACATATATAGCAGTAGCATAATATATCTGAAAAATCTTCACGCGATGAATAGGACCTGCGCAAAAGAGTAGGCCCAAGGAGAGTACATCCCTGCAAACCTCTCCCTGTAAACAACGGAGCGCTCGATGGAGACAAATGGCATCACTGCCTGACAAATGTTGGTGCCGGTGAACAGAGTGATTCCATACATGCACCCCAATATGGTGAAGAGGCCTCGCTGGTCGTTTCTACCCTCAAACAAAACAAGCAGCAGCTTCAATCATATATTGCAACATACATGTCCATAATAGATATATGCATAATTAAGCTTGTCTCAGGAAGAAGTGTTTGTCGTATTGGTGAAAACCGAAGAAAGAAACAAAACAAGCAGCAGCATGATTTAAGATATATGCATAATTAAGAGATGGCTACATACATATGGTTGATGTTGCCTCGCTGCCAGAACAATGCGCCGAAGAAAATGCAGAAGCCTAACATGGATGCCAATCGCACCAGGTTGTAGGAAGGGCTTCTCCAGTACGACAAGCACTGCTTCCAGAGACATGCTTTGAATTGCTCCCGAAACTTCTGCGGAAACTGTGTCTTGAAATGGAGGTCACTTGTGCCTGGAATTGGTACGCTCAAGCGCTTTACCAGCATGTCCTTGTTCCTTGCATAGTGGTTAGCACAAATATTCTGTTAAGACTAGTTTACGGGCTGACTGTGTTAAGCATGGTATGGTAacccatgcttatgttctgttctGATCAAAAGTGATTTTGTTTTTCTTAGATATTGTGGAAGGTCCGAGACGCAATTTTTATATGCATAATCTATAGTGTAGTGATTacaattcacatgttaaggcaCTATTGCTAACTGAGCCGGATCGTTGAAACTTACTTGCACATTGGCGATGCCCTGTACATTTGTACAAAATCTGCTCCCACTTGAGCTTCCATAGATGTAGAAGTAACTTCTAGCATCCATGTTGATGGGTTGTAGTTGTCCTTGATCCTAGGTATCGCAGGTATTGCCTAGAAGAATAAAAAAAACTCACCAGTTTGTATAGCACAGCAACTGGGGAGAAAAGTCAGACGGTGGACTGGTGGTGAACTAAGTATAGCCTTCTTTGATCAAAACAGACTACAGCTATGATTAATATAGCTCACCCCCTTCAGTGGTACGTAGAATGCGAATCACAAGGGCTAAATATGGGTTCATAACAATCCATAACTtcatgaattttctgtgcaaaaaACATAACTTTTGAAAATACAGAAAAAAGGTGAAAACCAAATCTTGTTACGTTTGTTTACTGTAAATGATAGGTTTAATTAAACTGGCCTATATCACATACAAATGGATGATATACAATTACAAAGCATACATGCATTTGTTCAGTCCTTTCGTGCAAGGATGACTTAAAATTCCTAATTACCTGGAAATATTTGATGACCTCACAAGAATGATGTCCAACTGGCCCAGCATAGATCAACTCTCCGCCTCTTCTCATGAGCATCAACTACATTTATATTACAACATAATTAGTAAATATGGTACTTCACTTCCAAATGAATTATTTTGGTTGAGGAATTTCTGATTAATAATGTACAGAAAATTATATGGAACTAGGTTTTACAGTTTAGTCGAATACTTATTAATGAACTTGAATACTTACTACTAATGAAAATGTATGCAGCTGTTGCCATATGCATCTACTTAAGTGGCACTGCTAAACCGAACCATGTGTTCTAGATATTTTTCTCTATTCTCCAACTAATCTGGGAATTACCTACCCCATGAAACGAATATGTCAGCACATTTTAACATCATCTTTGTTAATGATACAACAGAGATTCCGTGCCATTCATATAGAAAATTTCACTGTTAGCTTCTCGAAAAATTAGTTGAGGAAGACTCTGTCTTGGACTTAATTTGGGGTTCTTTCAGTTCTGGTGGATAAAGTGATGATTCTCTATCTGAGGTAGCATGTGATTTGTTCCATGTCTGATGGTTAATTGTATGACCTGGCTTCATAATTTCAGGTTATGGTAGCACCACTTTAATTCATGTTTGATCGAATCAAAACTTATTTTTCCACATACTTATCCAATATAATATATTTGTAAATCTATATTAGATTTTTAAATTATTACTTGATACACTACGTCTTGGTGCCTAGAGAGAGAATCTTGGAGAAGGTCAGAAGGCTATATATATGTAAAGTAATTACCTCATTAAATGCCTCAAATATATCGATACTTGGTTGATGAATGGTGCACACGACTGTTCGACCTGTGTCTGCAACGTTCTTGACTGCACGCATGACAATAGCAGCTGCCCTTGCATCCAAGCCTGATGTTGGCTCATCCATGAATATGATTGAAGGGTTAGACACAAGCTCGACTGCTATAGTGAGCCGTTTCCGTTGCTCTGTCGACAGTCCATTTACCCCTGGTATTCCAACCAAAGAATCTCTAATTTCATCCAACTCAATTGTTTCAAGAACTTCATTGACAAATTCCTGCAAATACAGATGAGCTCAGAGTTTCATATCTCAACTGTTTCTGGTGGCTAGGATGCTAGTATGCAAACCCTGTACACTATTCCTCTGTCCCAAATTATAAGAAGTTTTTTGTGGTCTAAATAGCCTACCAAAAACGTCTTATAATTTGGAACAGAGGTAGAACTTTTCTTTCCATTTATATATTTGCATATTTGTAGCTTATGTTTCGTTGCAGAAACAAATATAACTCACATTTCTTGCTTTTGAATCAGTTTCTGGTGGAAGGCGCAACCAGGCTGAATATGTAACTGATTCACCTACTGTGATTTGTGGGGAGTGAACATCAGTCTGTTCACAGTAGCCTGATATCCTAGCAAAAGTTTGCTGGATTTTAGGATAACCTCCTATTCTTATATCTCCTTCAATAACACCACCTGTTTTCCTTCCagcaagaacatcaaggagtgttGTTTTTCCCGCTCCAGTAACCCCCATGAGCGCCGAGAGAATCCCTGGCTGAAATGCTCCTGTGATGTTGTGGAGTAGTTGCAGTTTTCTTTCCATGTAGCCATGCTCCCTCATTTGCTGCAATGAGGAAATACTTGGTTATTAGTTATTAGCCCTTGCTATGGCTCTAAGCTCTTCGGTCATGTGTTCATATATGTTAGAGCTACATGAGAATTACCGCGGGGGTGTCTACGTAGTAGTTGACATCCTGGAATGATATTGTAAGGGGCGTGAAAGGCAATGCCATCCTCCCTGGACAAGATTAAATATTGATAAGTCAAATTTGATTTTATTCCATCGACAGTGTGGAGTTGTGCTTAGTT
This genomic window contains:
- the LOC123156109 gene encoding ABC transporter G family member 41 isoform X2, with amino-acid sequence MKEVVRREKEAGITPDPNIDTYMKAISVEGLERSMQTDYIMKIMGLDTCADVLVGDAMRRGISGGERKRLTTGEMIVGPSKVLFMDEISTGLDSSTTFQVVSCLQQLAHISEFTILASLLQPAPETYKLFDDIILMAEGQIIYHGPKSCIMSFFESCGFKCPERKGSADFLQEVLSKKDQQQYWSRAEERYNFVTVNQFCDKFQASQSGQNLAEELSKPYDESKGHKNALSFSIYSLSKWDLLKACFARELLLMKRNAFIHITKATQLGLFGVITGTVFLRTRMGVDRIHANYYMGSLFYVLLQLIVNGFPDMAMTIDRLPVSYKHRDNYFYPAWAYAIPSFILKIPFSLVGSVALTSTSYYLIGYAPEASRFFCQLLVLFLMHTVTLSMFRCVASYCQTMVAGSVVGTLAFLVTLLFGGFLIPRSFLPNWLKWGFWLSPLSYSEIGLTGNEFLAPRWSEIIISGVTLGRRILMDQGFAIGLTVKNPSSRAIISCNKITASGGRNQDKDTENGRPKLHVETSWIPNSTGRMALPFTPLTISFQDVNYYVDTPAQMREHGYMERKLQLLHNITGAFQPGILSALMGVTGAGKTTLLDVLAGRKTGGVIEGDIRIGGYPKIQQTFARISGYCEQTDVHSPQITVGESVTYSAWLRLPPETDSKARNEFVNEVLETIELDEIRDSLVGIPGVNGLSTEQRKRLTIAVELVSNPSIIFMDEPTSGLDARAAAIVMRAVKNVADTGRTVVCTIHQPSIDIFEAFNELMLMRRGGELIYAGPVGHHSCEVIKYFQAIPAIPRIKDNYNPSTWMLEVTSTSMEAQVGADFVQMYRASPMCKNKDMLVKRLSVPIPGTSDLHFKTQFPQKFREQFKACLWKQCLSYWRSPSYNLVRLASMLGFCIFFGALFWQRGNINHINDQRGLFTILGCMYGITLFTGTNICQAVMPFVSIERSVVYRERFAGMYSPWAYSFAQVAMEIPYVLMQVVMFMLIAYPMIGYAWTPAKFFWFMYTMSCTLLYFVYLGMMIVSLTPNIQLAFILTSVCHGLQNLISGFLVPAPQIPKWWIWLYYISPMSWSLNVFFTTQFGDYNDRMIVVFGETKSVATFMKDYYGFRRDLLQLAAMVLAAFPVVFAVLFGYSISKLNFQRR
- the LOC123156109 gene encoding ABC transporter G family member 41 isoform X1 — protein: MKEVVRREKEAGITPDPNIDTYMKAISVEGLERSMQTDYIMKIMGLDTCADVLVGDAMRRGISGGERKRLTTGEMIVGPSKVLFMDEISTGLDSSTTFQVVSCLQQLAHISEFTILASLLQPAPETYKLFDDIILMAEGQIIYHGPKSCIMSFFESCGFKCPERKGSADFLQEVLSKKDQQQYWSRAEERYNFVTVNQFCDKFQASQSGQNLAEELSKPYDESKGHKNALSFSIYSLSKWDLLKACFARELLLMKRNAFIHITKATQLGLFGVITGTVFLRTRMGVDRIHANYYMGSLFYVLLQLIVNGFPDMAMTIDRLPVSYKHRDNYFYPAWAYAIPSFILKIPFSLVGSVALTSTSYYLIGYAPEASRFFCQLLVLFLMHTVTLSMFRCVASYCQTMVAGSVVGTLAFLVTLLFGGFLIPRSFLPNWLKWGFWLSPLSYSEIGLTGNEFLAPRWSEIIISGVTLGRRILMDQGLDFSSYFYWISIGALIGFTLLFNVGFAIGLTVKNPSSRAIISCNKITASGGRNQDKDTENGRPKLHVETSWIPNSTGRMALPFTPLTISFQDVNYYVDTPAQMREHGYMERKLQLLHNITGAFQPGILSALMGVTGAGKTTLLDVLAGRKTGGVIEGDIRIGGYPKIQQTFARISGYCEQTDVHSPQITVGESVTYSAWLRLPPETDSKARNEFVNEVLETIELDEIRDSLVGIPGVNGLSTEQRKRLTIAVELVSNPSIIFMDEPTSGLDARAAAIVMRAVKNVADTGRTVVCTIHQPSIDIFEAFNELMLMRRGGELIYAGPVGHHSCEVIKYFQAIPAIPRIKDNYNPSTWMLEVTSTSMEAQVGADFVQMYRASPMCKNKDMLVKRLSVPIPGTSDLHFKTQFPQKFREQFKACLWKQCLSYWRSPSYNLVRLASMLGFCIFFGALFWQRGNINHINDQRGLFTILGCMYGITLFTGTNICQAVMPFVSIERSVVYRERFAGMYSPWAYSFAQVAMEIPYVLMQVVMFMLIAYPMIGYAWTPAKFFWFMYTMSCTLLYFVYLGMMIVSLTPNIQLAFILTSVCHGLQNLISGFLVPAPQIPKWWIWLYYISPMSWSLNVFFTTQFGDYNDRMIVVFGETKSVATFMKDYYGFRRDLLQLAAMVLAAFPVVFAVLFGYSISKLNFQRR